One genomic segment of Planctomycetaceae bacterium includes these proteins:
- a CDS encoding ribose-phosphate pyrophosphokinase, which yields MYERLTILSGRANPQLANDIAEYLGVALGHVDAGNFPDGEISVKLNQNIRGSDLFLVQSTSPPVNESLMELLIMIDACRRASAARITAVIPYFGYARQDRKDSGRVPITSKLVANLIVEAGAHRVLTMDLHAAQIQGFFDVPVDHLYAAPILDRHFESLKIPQEELVIVSPDEGSIKRSLQHQEHLCGSLAIVDKRRANALETRQANLIGGPITGKTALIFDDMITTAGSICGAVEVVRGHGARRVYVGATHGVFCGPAIERLNASDIDGIVVTNTCRIASDPRIRNLTTVSVAPLLGEAIRRVHRNESVSHLFD from the coding sequence ATGTATGAACGCCTGACGATTCTCAGCGGTCGCGCTAACCCGCAACTGGCCAACGATATCGCCGAATACCTGGGCGTCGCGCTGGGGCACGTGGATGCGGGGAATTTTCCCGACGGAGAAATCAGCGTTAAACTCAACCAGAACATTCGCGGTTCAGACCTGTTCCTGGTGCAGTCGACGTCGCCTCCGGTGAACGAGTCGCTGATGGAACTTCTGATCATGATCGACGCGTGTCGTCGAGCCAGCGCGGCTCGCATCACAGCCGTCATCCCGTACTTCGGCTACGCTCGCCAGGATCGAAAGGACTCGGGCCGCGTTCCGATCACGTCAAAGCTGGTGGCCAATCTGATCGTGGAAGCCGGAGCCCACCGGGTGCTGACAATGGACCTGCATGCGGCACAGATTCAGGGGTTCTTTGATGTGCCCGTCGACCACCTGTACGCAGCGCCGATTCTGGACAGGCATTTTGAGTCTCTGAAGATTCCTCAGGAAGAACTGGTCATCGTCAGTCCGGACGAAGGCAGCATCAAGCGCAGTTTGCAGCACCAGGAACATCTCTGCGGATCGCTGGCCATTGTCGACAAACGGCGAGCCAACGCGCTGGAAACCCGTCAGGCCAATCTGATCGGCGGTCCGATTACGGGCAAGACCGCTTTGATCTTCGACGACATGATTACGACCGCCGGATCCATTTGCGGCGCAGTCGAGGTCGTGCGTGGTCACGGAGCGCGCCGCGTTTACGTCGGGGCGACGCACGGCGTTTTTTGCGGACCTGCGATCGAACGTCTCAACGCATCCGACATCGACGGCATTGTCGTCACTAACACCTGCCGCATCGCCTCCGATCCTCGGATCCGAAATCTGACCACAGTCAGTGTCGCCCCGCTGCTGGGTGAGGCGATTCGCCGAGTTCACCGGAACGAATCCG
- the surE gene encoding 5'/3'-nucleotidase SurE: MNFLITNDDGFDAPGLAALYCALKPLGDVTVVAPSVCHSAKGHAVNTKSLLEVEHRVVAPFGPTHIVNSSPADCVRIGLRGLLAEPPDFVVAGINTGANLGVDLFYSGTAAAAREAAILGVPAIALSRYLQLGNDVNWENLSRHVTRVVEQLVKAPHLLPPGEFWNVNFPAVPGDEHSQDIKFAAMNLLSHDVRFEEVERDGDVTRYRYSGEFRERGKDGVCDVSWVFRGHITATPIHLCNTARRSMFTDD, from the coding sequence ATGAACTTTCTGATTACCAACGACGACGGCTTTGACGCACCCGGTCTCGCCGCGCTGTATTGCGCTCTGAAGCCGCTGGGTGACGTCACAGTTGTGGCTCCTTCCGTTTGCCACAGCGCGAAGGGGCATGCCGTCAACACGAAAAGCCTGCTGGAAGTCGAACACCGAGTTGTCGCGCCGTTCGGTCCGACACACATCGTGAATTCGTCGCCAGCAGATTGTGTGCGAATCGGCCTGCGCGGCCTGCTGGCCGAACCGCCGGACTTTGTTGTCGCCGGAATCAACACTGGCGCGAATCTGGGAGTCGACCTGTTCTACTCCGGCACCGCCGCGGCCGCTCGGGAGGCCGCCATCCTGGGAGTTCCCGCCATTGCACTTTCGCGTTATCTGCAGCTGGGAAACGACGTCAATTGGGAGAACCTGAGTCGTCACGTAACGCGAGTCGTCGAACAGCTCGTTAAAGCTCCCCATCTGCTGCCGCCGGGAGAGTTCTGGAACGTGAATTTTCCCGCTGTCCCCGGCGACGAACATTCCCAGGACATCAAGTTCGCCGCGATGAACCTGCTTTCACACGACGTCCGTTTCGAAGAAGTGGAGCGCGACGGGGATGTGACAAGATATCGGTATTCGGGTGAGTTTCGCGAACGCGGGAAAGATGGCGTGTGCGACGTGAGCTGGGTATTCCGGGGCCACATCACCGCCACCCCAATTCATCTGTGCAATACGGCTCGTCGCTCCATGTTCACAGACGACTGA